The Anaeromyxobacter sp. sequence GTGACCCAGCTCGTAGAAGACGGCGGCGGCGCTGGCGGGCGCCAGGGCCGGATGGGTCAGCGCCCGCTTCAGGGTCCTGGCCGCCTCCGGCAGCGCGCCGCCCGCCGCCTGGCAGAGCGCCAGGGCCACCAGGCAGTCGATGGCGCGCCCGCCGGTGGCCGACCCGAGGGCCACCTCGAGCTCCGCCATGGCGTCGGTGAGCAGCCCCATCTCGCGATAGGCCAGGGCCAGGTCGTAGTGGGTGGCCACGTCGTCCTGCGCCACCTCGGCGGCCACACCCTCGCGGAAGCGCTGCAGCACCTCCTCCACGGTGGCGAACTCGGCCGGCTCGAGCAGCTCGACGTCGAGGGCCAGCGGGTCGCTGGCCGGGTCGGGCGGGAGGGGCGGCGCCGGCCGGATCACCTCGCGGCCGGCCTCGAGCCGCGCCAGGAGCGCCGCCACGCCCGGGTGGCCCGGGTGCGTGGCGGCCAGGCCGCCGAGCAGGTCGCGCGCCTCGTCCTGGAACCGGTGCGCCACCAGGAACTCGGCGTGCGCCAGGTCGTCCTCCAGGTCGGCGTGCGGCGCGACCTCGTCCTCCACGGACACGCCCTCGCCGGCCAGATCGATGAGCTCGGTGTCGTCGTCCAGGTCGTCGCCGACGAGCGGCGGGGGGGGCCCATCGGGCGCCGGCGCGGGCGGCGCGGGGAGCTGCGGCGCGGCTGCCTCAAGCAGCGGCAGGATGGGCAGCGGCGGCGGGGTCACCGCTGGCAGGGGCGGGCGCGCCACCAGGGGCGGCGGGAGCGGGAGCGGGGGCGGAGTCCGGGACGGGGCCCTGGGGGCGGCCCTGGTCGAGGTCGAGGTCGAGGTCGAGGTCGAGGTCGAGGTCGAGGTCGGGGTCGAGGTTGGGGTCGAGGTCGAGGTCGAGGTCGGGGTCGAGGTCGGGGTCGAGGTCGAGGTCGGGGTCGAGGTCGGGGTCGAGGTCGGGGTCCCCCTCGACTCCGGGCCTGCGGCCCTCCGCTCGGGGTGAGCGGCCAGGCCGCTCGAGGTGCTGGAGGATGTCGAGGTCGAGGTCGACCCCGCAGCCCGCGCGGTGGGCTGCAGCCGCGGCACCACCGGGGCCACGCGGGCCTGCTCCCGGACCAGCGTCGCCACCGTCTCCTCCCGCCCCGCCGCGCGGTGACGCTCCACCTCGGCGCCGAGCAGCGCCTGCGCCTCGCCGACCTGGCCCGCGTCGCGCAGCGCCTGCGTGAGCCGGATGAGCCGGCGGGCGTCGTCGGGCGCCAGGTGGCTGGCGCGCCGGGCCGCCGCCAGCACCCGGGGCCCGTCCTGCACCAGCTCCCAGGCCCGCAGCCCCTCCTCGGCGTAGCCCAGGGCGTCGGCGATCAGCCCGAGCCGCTGGGCCAGCTCCGCCAGCTCCAGCCAGGGCCGGTCGGGCGGCGCCTGGTAGCGGGCCAGCTGCCGGAGCGCGGCCGTGGCGCGCAGGTAGAAGCCCTTGCGCTCGGCCGCGTCGGCGGCGCCACGGAAGGCGCGGCGCACCGCGTCGTGATCGCCCAGCTTGAGCGCCAGCTCGGCCTGCCGCACGTAGAGCCGATCGTCGTCGCGGTCCTTCTCGAGGATGGCGTCGACGACCTTGGCGGCCCGCCGCACCCGCCCCTTGCGCAGGTGCTCGGCGAGCTCCGCGTCGAGCTTCTGTCGGATGTGCTTGGCGTGGGCCATGGGCGGGAGGCGGTGACCGACGGGCCCTCACCGGGGCGGACCTTAGCGCCCCGACGGACGCCGGGTGGGCCACTCAACGGGGCGTATGTGCGCACTTACCATGGGCCGGCGCCGGACGCAGCGAGGCCCCGGTCGCAGGAGCGGCCGGGGCCTCATGGACCACCCGAAGGCGGGATCCTGCTACTTGAGCGTGGCCACCAGGTCGGCCACGGCCTTCACCGACTTGTCCATCATGGTCTGCTCCTCGGCGTTGAGCTTGAGCTGGAGGATGCGCTCGGCCCCGCCGGCGCCGATGACCACCGGCACGCCGACGTAGAGCCCCTTCACGCCGAACTCGCCGTTCAGGTAGACGCAGGTGGGGAGCACCCGCTTCGAGTCCCGCAGGAAGGACTCGGCCATCGAGATGGCGGAGGAGGCCGGCGAGTAGAAGGCCGAGCCGGTCTTGAGGAGGGCCACCACCTCGCCGCCGGCGCCGCGGGTGCGCTTGACCATGGCGGCCATGCACTCCGCCGCCTTCTCGGCGCCGTACTTCTGCTCCAGCAGCTCCATCACCGGCACGCCGCACACCGAGGTGTAGCGGACCAGCGGCACCATGTCGTCGCCGTGGCCGCCCAGGGTCACCGCGGTCACGTCCTTGACGGACACGCCGAGCTCCCAGGCGATGAAGGCGGCGAAGCGGGCCGAGTCGAGCACGCCCGCCTGCCCGACCACCATGTGGTGCGGGAACCCGGTGATGCGCTGGCAGAGCGTCACCATCGCGTCGAGCGGGTTGGAGATGACGATGACGAAGGCGCCCGGGGCGTACTGCTTGATGCCCTCGGCCACGCTGGTCATGATCTTGGAGTTCACCGAGATCAGGTCGTCGCGGCTCATGCCCGGCTTGCG is a genomic window containing:
- the mdh gene encoding malate dehydrogenase, yielding MARKKIALIGGGQIGGVLAQLAALRELGDVVLFDIVEGLPQGKMLDIAEAAPVDGFDVKLTGTNSYADIAGADVCIVTAGLPRKPGMSRDDLISVNSKIMTSVAEGIKQYAPGAFVIVISNPLDAMVTLCQRITGFPHHMVVGQAGVLDSARFAAFIAWELGVSVKDVTAVTLGGHGDDMVPLVRYTSVCGVPVMELLEQKYGAEKAAECMAAMVKRTRGAGGEVVALLKTGSAFYSPASSAISMAESFLRDSKRVLPTCVYLNGEFGVKGLYVGVPVVIGAGGAERILQLKLNAEEQTMMDKSVKAVADLVATLK